A genomic stretch from Argiope bruennichi chromosome 2, qqArgBrue1.1, whole genome shotgun sequence includes:
- the LOC129962107 gene encoding SEC14-like protein 2 → MISEEDYTVEEKEAIEKLREKIPKDQERDLYDDTYRLYLFLKDHNFNITEAENMLTKMLKWRQKVQINKIQEFKPPEVVEKYFEKNLIGFAKNGAPVHYLPLGKFDSKGIIMSTKHAELEKIYVRMLEKDIVLLRKLKKPPKESYPGGIYIYDMDQLTFANATDKKAIEYMIKYFKVCQDFYPGMIDVMYVINISSYFMIPLSIAKSCLSADFISLVQFHGTDGWREELLKIIDDDQLPAFLGGKRTDPDGNPLCKTIVVQGGKIDEKHYIHKSKSSLVNAPGVEKITLARASFSEIELEVNEDGSLIEWEFETKTRDIGFGLFYKEIVSGEEKITELVPLLRIDTEDYSETGVYRCERAGTYVVLFDNSYSWLRSKEIYYRIKIVNSEKMEKETQN, encoded by the exons ATGATATCAGAAGAAGACTATACGGTTGAGGAGAAAGAAGCGATTGAAAAG ctaagAGAGAAAATACCAAAGGACCAAGAAAGAGATTTATACGATGACACTTACAGGCTTTATTTGTTTCTCAAAG atCACAATTTTAACATTACTGAAGCTGAAAATATGCTTACAaag ATGTTGAAATGGAGACAGaaagtgcaaataaataaaattcaggaaTTTAAACCACCAGag GTGgtcgaaaaatattttgagaagaaCTTGATTGGTTTCGCCAAGAATGGTGCACCTGTACATTATTTACCTTTAGGAAAATTTGATAGCAAAG GTATAATTATGTCCACAAAGCATGCTGAATTAGAAAAGATATATGTAAGGATGTTAGAAAAAGACATAGTGTTacttagaaaattaaagaaaccg CCAAAAGAATCTTACCCCGGAGgtatatatatttatgacatGGATCAGCTAACATTTGCAAATGCGACGGATAAAAAAG CTATTGaatacatgataaaatattttaaagtatgtcAAGACTTCTATCCGGGTATGATAGATGTTATGTATGTTATTAATa TTTCCTCTTATTTCATGATTCCTCTGTCGATTGCAAAAAGTTGCTTGTCTGCCGATTTCATAAGTTTAGTGCAGTTTCATGGGACAG ATGGTTGGAGAGAGGAACTGCTGAAAATAATTGATGACGACCAACTTCCGGCCTTTTTAGGAGGAAAAAGAACAGATCCAGATGGAAATCCACTTTGCAAAACTATC gttGTTCAAGGTGGCAAAATAGATGAAAAGCACTACATTCACAAAAGTAAAAGTTCACTAGTAAATGCCCCAGGAGTTGAAAAGATTACTCTGGCTCGGGCGTCTTTCTCAGAAATCGAACTGGAAGTCAACGAAGACGGTAGTCTCATCGAATGGGAATTCGAAACGAAAACCAGAGACATTGGATTCGGACTTTTTTATAAAGAGATTGTAAGCGGAGAAGAGAAAATCACAGAATTAGTGCCCTTATTAAGAATTGATACTGAAGATTATTCGGAAACAGGAGTGTACAGATGTGAAAGAGCAGGAACAT ATGTAGTTTTATTTGATAACTCATACAGTTGGCTCAGATCAAAAGAAATCTATTATAGAATAAAGATTGTGAATTCCGAAAAAATGGAGAAAGAGACACAGAATTAA